The Solanum lycopersicum chromosome 6, SLM_r2.1 genome has a window encoding:
- the LOC101256004 gene encoding E3 ubiquitin-protein ligase PUB24-like has product MEEVEIPKYFLCPISLQIMKDPVTTVTGITYDRENIETWLLMAEEKTSTCPVTKQILPRDTALLTPNHMLGKFIRSWTICNAEKGIEQIPSPKYPLNKSHVIRLIRQVKNRDLYLEALRKMVTMISENEENRKCLDEGGVIKAMVLFILRSFKEGELVMGIEEALRIFHFVWRPTHENKQLVKENHDLIEAILWILKSREVCYDNNQVVTSIKTHAMLVLKNVISVSSTNVLSSLTPEFFQQMLNSLRKNNVKYICQQATKAALHVLIDTCPGGRNRLKMIELGAVFELIELELSNNEKRVSELVFSLLSHLCSLADGRAELLKHAAGIAIVSKKILRISPATDESAIQIIGLIAKFSATKEVLMEMLRVGGVTKLCMVIQANCEASLRKKALEILRAHNNVWSNSPCVQIYFLTRYPGQ; this is encoded by the coding sequence atggaaGAAGTAGAAATacctaaatattttttgtgtccaATATCTCTCCAAATAATGAAAGATCCGGTTACAACAGTTACTGGAATTACATACGATAGGGAAAATATTGAAACATGGTTATTGATGGCAGAGGAAAAGACATCTACGTGTCCGGTGACAAAACAAATTTTGCCTAGAGACACCGCGTTGTTAACACCAAATCATATGTTAGGGAAATTTATACGATCGTGGACCATATGCAATGCTGAAAAAGGGATTGAGCAAATTCCATCGCCTAAATATCCTCTCAATAAATCACATGTCATCAGGCTAATTCGTCAGGTGAAAAATCGCGATCTTTATTTAGAAGCTTTAAGGAAAATGGTGACTATGATAAGTGAGAATGAGGAAAATAGAAAGTGTTTAGATGAAGGTGGTGTGATCAAGGCTATGGTTTTATTTATACTGAGGAGTTTTAAAGAAGGGGAATTAGTTATGGGAATTGAAGAAGCTTTAAggatttttcattttgtttggaGACCAACACATGAAAACAAACAACTTGTTAAGGAAAATCATGATCTAATTGAAGCTATTTTATGGATTTTGAAGAGTCGCGAAGTGTGCTACGATAATAATCAAGTTGTAACATCAATCAAGACTCATGCAATGTTGGTACTGAAAAATGTGATCTCAGTTTCAAGTACAAATGTTTTATCGAGTCTAACACCTGAATTTTTCCAACAAATGTTGAATAGTTTGAGGAAAAACAATGTAAAATACATTTGTCAACAAGCCACAAAAGCAGCGTTACATGTGCTAATAGATACTTGTCCAGGGGGACGAAACAGGCTGAAAATGATCGAATTAGGGGCTGTTTTCGAGCTAATTGAGCTCGAATTAAGCAACAATGAGAAAAGGGTAAGTGAGTTAGTGTTTTCACTTTTGTCACATTTGTGTAGTTTAGCTGATGGAAGAGCAGAGTTACTAAAACATGCAGCTGGAATTGCAATTGTTTCTAAAAAGATACTTAGGATTTCACCAGCAACAGATGAAAGTGCAATTCAAATTATTGGATTGATTGCCAAGTTTTCAGCTACAAAAGAAGTGTTGATGGAAATGTTAAGAGTTGGGGGAGTGACAAAGTTATGTATGGTGATTCAAGCAAATTGTGAAGCAAGTTTAAGGAAAAAAGCACTGGAAATATTAAGGGCACATAATAATGTTTGGAGCAACTCTCCATGtgtacaaatttattttttgacaagATATCCTGGTCAATAG
- the LOC101264335 gene encoding leucine-rich repeat extensin-like protein 4 → MHHFSVHSSCSNTLFYPIIFFILFNAASTTNQISNYIDHIEISNSRKLLSYNGDVLAINPSFSIENFRLKNAYIALQAWKEVILSDPHNITQNWVGSNVCSYTGVFCSPSLDQPSELTVSGIDINHGDIAGKLPHELGLLFDIGLIHINSNRFCGTIPESFLNLKLLFELDISNNRFVGKFPDVVVQMPNLKFLDLRFNEFEGALPKQLFERDLDALFINNNRFSFELPDNFGNSPVSVMVLANNNFVGCVPVSIGKMVRLNELLLLNNNFHSCLPNEIGMLKNVTVFDISYNEMMGSLPDSIGEMVSLEQLNLGHNMFSGMVSSNICTLPNLENFVYEHNYFSEESPACLNLNSFADQQNCLRDRPMQRPALDCQRFLSNEVDCTTFKCALPSSSPLPTTPPENNCCICLPPPSPSPLPSIELPSSPLPLPAPSGSPSPPSISPSPSPSSPQPPDLPSPSPSPSFVEPQLPSPLPCENQRTPSSQDMSSPSP, encoded by the coding sequence ATGCACCATTTTTCAGTTCATAGTTCTTGCTCAAACACATTATTTTAtcctattatcttctttattctCTTCAATGCTGCATCTACCACAAATCAAATATCTAATTATATTGACCATATTGAAATAAGTAACAGTAGAAAGTTGTTGTCCTACAATGGTGATGTTCTTGCCATCAATCCATCATTTTCTATTGAGAATTTTAGGTTAAAGAATGCTTACATCGCGTTACAAGCTTGGAAAGAAGTAATTCTCTCTGATCCTCATAATATAACACAGAATTGGGTAGGATCTAATGTGTGTAGTTATACTGGAGTTTTTTGTTCACCTTCACTTGATCAGCCCTCTGAACTAACAGTTTCTGGTATCGATATCAACCATGGCGATATAGCTGGTAAACTTCCACATGAATTAGGTTTACTATTTGACATTGGATTGATTCATATTAACTCTAATAGGTTTTGTGGTACAATACCTGAGAGTTTCTTGAATTTGAAGCTTCTTTTTGAGTTAGATATAAGTAATAATCGATTCGTTGGGAAGTTTCCTGATGTGGTTGTTCAAATGCCTAActtgaagtttcttgatttgAGGTTCAATGAATTTGAAGGTGCATTGCCAAAGCAACTTTTTGAAAGGGATTTAGATGCTCTGTTTATTAATAACAACAGATTCTCTTTTGAGTTGCCTGATAACTTTGGGAATTCGCCGGTTTCTGTTATGGTTTTGGCTAACAACAACTTTGTTGGATGTGTACCTGTTAGTATAGGCAAAATGGTTAGATTGAATGAGTTGCTTCTCTTAAATAACAATTTTCATTCATGTTTGCCAAATGAGATTGGGATGCTGAAGAATGTGACTGTGTTTGATATAagttataatgaaatgatgggCAGTTTACCTGATAGTATTGGAGAGATGGTGAGCTTGGAGCAGTTGAATTTGGGTCATAATATGTTTTCTGGAATGGTTTCTAGCAACATATGTACACTTCCgaatctggaaaattttgtCTACGAGCACAACTACTTTTCGGAAGAGAGTCCAGCTTGTTTAAACTTGAATTCATTTGCTGATCAACAGAATTGTCTTAGAGATAGGCCAATGCAGAGACCTGCATTAGATTGCCAAAGATTTTTGTCAAATGAAGTTGATTGTACCACTTTCAAATGTGCATTACCTTCATCGTCTCCACTACCTACCACCCCTCCAGAAAACAACTGTTGTATTTGTTTGCCTCCACCATCACCATCTCCATTGCCATCTATCGAGCTACCATCATCCCCACTACCACTACCTGCACCATCAGGATCACCTTCTCCACCAAGCATATCACCATCACCATCGCCTTCTTCACCTCAGCCACCAGACTTGCCATCACCGTCACCATCACCTTCATTTGTAGAGCCTCAATTACCTTCTCCTCTACCGTGTGAAAATCAGAGAACACCATCAAGTCAAGATATGTCATCTCCTTCACCTTGA
- the LOC101264021 gene encoding B3 domain-containing protein At3g06220-like: MERNYVGNGFPAFIKVYSPETCYLKLKIPSRFFKNLNGDIPVISLLEVEGSARRSWRVVIEKIEEDFYFKGGWTKFVQDNNLENEDYLNFLYAGNSTFSVKIYGTNGYLKQELNAIAELELHPLDEENPNEIQVVSPLADEELDGSENSLVSVTLFEIVMKKSNFSNMLLNFPSTFGKKYMKRGQVFEKMATLQTDGKSWPVVVRSSDRLKLRKGWRQYLQDNDLHVGDVLRFKLIDEENFILKVLIRRITFDC; this comes from the exons atggagaGGAATTATGTTGGTAATGGTTTTCCTGCCTTCATTAAGGTTTACAGCCCTGAAACGTGCTATCTCAAGCTG AAAATTCCGTCGcgcttttttaaaaatttgaacgGGGACATTCCAGTGATCTCTCTCCTTGAAGTTGAAGGTTCAGCGAGGAGATCTTGGAGGGTTGTTATTGAAAAGATTGAAGAGGACTTCTATTTCAAGGGTGGTTGGACAAAATTTGTGCAGGATAATAACTTGGAGAATGAAGATtatcttaattttctttatgCTGGAAATTCTACTTTTTCTGTAAAAATATATGGAACGAATGGCTACTTAAAGCAGGAATTAAATGCTATTGCGGAGCTTGAATTGCATCCATTGGATGAAGAGAACCCTAATG AGATACAAGTGGTATCTCCCTTAGCTGATGAAGAACTTGATGGATCAGAAAATTCTCTAGTCTCAGTCACTCTATTTGAAATCGTCATGAAGAAATCcaatttttcaaatatgttGCTG AATTTTCCCTCTACGTTTGGCAAAAAGTATATGAAGAGGGGGCAAGTATTTGAGAAAATGGCTACTCTTCAGACCGATGGTAAAAGTTGGCCAGTTGTTGTTCGTAGTTCCGATAGACTCAAATTGCGTAAAGGGTGGCGTCAGTATCTACAGGACAATGATTTGCATGTAGGAGATGTTTTGCGTTTTAAGCTGATTGATGAGGAGAATTTTATACTCAAAGTTCTCATCAGGCGCATTACCTTCGATTGTTAA
- the LOC101255703 gene encoding NAC domain-containing protein 40-like, with protein sequence MENEHVSSSSRNETTPRNNANTEISIATASSMFPGFRFSPTDEELISYYLKKKLEGSDKCVEVISEVEIWKHEPWDLPAKSVIQSDNEWFFFSPRGRKYPNGSQSKRATESGYWKATGKERNVKSNSNIIGTKRTLVFHTGRAPKGQRTQWIMHEYCMIGNTNYQDSMVVCRLRKNSEFHLNDTPRNQRNQLVAIESATALSGAGQLGSLELVNVGECCSKEGSSSFHSHSVEQIDSGSESDKPTKEFSHHDSSGHFKDFDVEDDWFADIMKDDIIKLDDSSLNPRPVSMIPDRPESSEISNHEAQAAMSSVVPFQGTANRRLRLVREIVMKCGVKESKPYKAIKKNKVGVGTTSSVRWLRNMFSVKWMRQYVITIFVATLIFLVMLLSLLGVSQQVKQRRHLLVLASS encoded by the exons ATGGAAAATGAGCATGTATCGTCTTCTTCAAGAAATGAGACAACACCCAGAAATAATGCTAATACGGAAATTTCAATAGCGACTGCGTCTTCAATGTTTCCTGGTTTCAGGTTTTCTCCAACTGATGAAGAATTAATATCATATTACTTGAAGAAGAAACTTGAGGGCTCTGATAAGTGTGTTGAAGTTATTTCTGAAGTTGAAATTTGGAAACATGAACCTTGGGATTTACCAG CTAAATCCGTCATTCAATCAGATAATGAATGGTTCTTCTTTTCTCCTCGTGGAAGGAAGTACCCGAACGGATCACAAAGTAAAAGGGCAACTGAATCTGGTTACTGGAAGGCCACAGGAAAAGAACGTAATGTGAAGTCTAATTCGAATATCATTGGCACAAAGAGAACACTGGTGTTCCACACTGGTCGGGCACCTAAAGGACAGAGGACACAATGGATAATGCATGAATATTGCATGATTGGGAACACTAATTACCAG GATTCTATGGTTGTCTGCCGCCTCCGGAAGAACAGCGAGTTTCATTTGAATGACACTCCAAGAAATCAGAGGAATCAACTGGTTGCTATTGAAAGTGCAACTGCTCTGTCTGGAGCAGGACAATTGGGCAGCTTGGAATTGGTCAATGTCGGGGAATGCTGTTCGAAGGAAGGTAGTAGCAGTTTTCATTCCCACTCAGTTGAGCAGATTGACTCTGGATCCGAATCTGATAAACCGACTAAAGAGTTCTCTCATCACGATTCCTCTGGCCACTTCAAG GATTTTGATGTCGAAGATGACTGGTTTGCTGATATAATGAAGGATGATATCATTAAGCTAGATGATTCTTCACTTAATCCCAGACCTGTTTCCATGATCCCGGATAGGCCTGAATCCTCTGAAATATCAAATCATGAAGCTCAAGCTGCGATGTCCTCTGTTGTTCCTTTCCAGGGCACTGCGAATCGAAGACTCAGACTAGTAAGAGAAATTGTAATGAAGTGTGGAGTAAAGGAATCCAAACCATACAAAGCTATTAAGAAGAATAAAGTAGGAGTGGGCACGACTAGTTCAGTAAGATGGTTGAGAAACATGTTTTCAGTTAAATGGATGAGGCAATATGTGATAACTATATTTGTTGCTACCTTGATATTTCTGGTCATGCTTCTTAGTTTGTTGGGAGTCTCGCAGCAAGTAAAACAGCGTAGGCATCTTCTCGTTTTGGCGAGCAGCTGA
- the LOC101255408 gene encoding cytochrome P450 89A2-like: MELWLIILILSLIITLCISFKSNKQKKFPPGPFAFSVITGLLRANADIELILRDLKTKYGPIFNLRIGIGFRRPSIFVASHSLAYQALVQQGAVFSDRPKAAQTSVSLQSCRFNISSAPYGPSWRLLRRNMVSEILHPSRIKSYSKVRSRVLTILIQQLRSDSAATEGIRLIDHFHYATFYLLVLMCFGENIDEAQVKRINDVQRRWIQSAGRFINLSFFPRSLQKIIHRKKWKELLQLIQEQECVFVPLIEARMKAKTEEDVVAYADTLLNLEFPEKKRKFNQGEIVSLCSEFLTAGTDTTATSLQWIMANLVKYPSIQEKLYQEISEIVSRENSKPDGLKEEDLEKMPYLKAVILEGLRRHPPGHFLQPHTVTEEVELNGYVIPKDVAVNFMVADMGLDPQVWENPLDFNPDRFLSAGGHDKEVFDITGVREIKMMPFGAGRRVCPGYGLAMLHLEHIVANLIWHFEWKAVDGNNVDLSEKLEFTVMMKNPLCARIRPRVNQPT; encoded by the coding sequence ATGGAGTTATGGctcatcatcctcatcctcagCCTCATAATCACTTTGTGTATTTCTTTCAAATCCAATAAACAGAAGAAATTTCCCCCAGGACCCTTTGCATTTTCTGTGATTACCGGCTTACTACGCGCTAATGCTGATATAGAACTCATTCTCAGGGACCTCAAGACTAAATATGGTCCTATTTTCAACTTAAGAATTGGAATTGGATTTCGTCGTCCTTCAATATTTGTAGCTAGCCACTCATTAGCATATCAAGCTTTAGTCCAACAAGGTGCTGTTTTCTCTGACCGCCCAAAGGCCGCTCAGACCAGTGTAAGCCTTCAAAGTTGCCGATTTAACATCTCTTCCGCTCCCTATGGCCCCTCATGGCGCCTCCTCCGGCGAAACATGGTATCTGAAATCCTACACCCTTCGCGCATCAAGTCCTACTCTAAGGTCCGATCACGGGTACTCACTATCCTTATTCAACAGCTTCGTTCTGATTCTGCAGCAACGGAAGGGATCAGGTTGattgatcattttcattatgCTACGTTCTATCTACTTGTCTTGATGTGCTTCGGTGAAAACATTGACGAGGCTCAAGTCAAACGGATCAACGATGTACAACGAAGATGGATTCAAAGTGCGGGTCGATTCATCAATCTCAGCTTCTTCCCAAGATCACTTCAGAAGATCATACACAGGAAGAAATGGAAGGAGCTCCTCCAACTAATACAAGAGCAAGAGTGTGTCTTTGTGCCACTGATCGAGGCTCGAATGAAAGCAAAAACTGAGGAAGATGTGGTGGCTTATGCAGATACATTGCTGAATTTGGAATTCCCtgagaagaagaggaagtttAATCAGGGAGAGATTGTTAGCCTCTGCAGTGAGTTCCTCACCGCTGGAACGGATACTACCGCCACCTCGTTGCAATGGATTATGGCTAACTTGGTTAAATACCCTTCTATTCAGGAAAAACTATACCAAGAGATATCTGAGATAGTGAGCAGAGAGAATTCGAAACCGGATGGATTGAAAGAGGAAGATCTAGAGAAAATGCCTTACCTAAAAGCAGTGATCTTGGAAGGTCTAAGGCGGCATCCACCAGGTCACTTCCTGCAGCCACACACGGTGACAGAGGAAGTGGAACTCAATGGTTATGTCATCCCTAAGGATGTAGCTGTCAATTTCATGGTTGCAGATATGGGTTTGGATCCACAAGTATGGGAGAATCCCTTGGATTTCAATCCAGATAGGTTCTTATCAGCGGGCGGTCACGATAAGGAAGTGTTTGATATAACAGGCGTTAGAGAGATCAAGATGATGCCTTTTGGTGCAGGGAGAAGAGTATGTCCAGGCTATGGCTTGGCTATGCTCCATTTAGAGCACATTGTGGCTAATTTGATCTGGCATTTTGAGTGGAAGGCTGTGGATGGAAACAATGTTGATCTATCTGAGAAGCTGGAATTCACCGTTATGATGAAGAATCCATTGTGTGCTCGCATCCGTCCCAGAGTAAACCAACCAACTTGA
- the LOC101255107 gene encoding uncharacterized protein At5g41620 codes for MSSSRSTSLHNDKYMQTEGSDDLSVSARKLASTLWETKLKDLEEMGWKERVSKLGSAALQFHHPVSERMERSKVGSHRRRKSTKADLSNQNDYSIELDRKNHEQTLSRHHLKDVCHGLDTCKELLKVLSHVWNLKDQKSTCSSLFSAINTELDRLCDEVSKLKHEHRHNHSEVDVLLKKFEEEKMAWKVKEQDKIHTAITSVAREFKTEKKLRKQTERLNKKLGRELADLKASLSKAVKELEGEKRDREILEQVCDELARGLGEDRAEMEELKRRSAKIREEVEMEQKVLQLADVMREERVQMKLSEAKYQFKEKNTVVDELRNELEAYLRSKKGQEQGCDSLNYETINELEKQFRGTLPSTHHYRDKEKADVEILDKEEDGEEDDSTDSDLHSIELNMGDNSKSHQWSTALQNDPNRLLVSDKNKGRRSIAEKENVNTIYRGISNLLNNGGTPEFSSQAWKKDHADETERYKMIKNLCDRIISASRITASQGFSGPTNNCSQQKFSANDPNKVMVRVLPSCREKLEGTPEIIALSCRELLE; via the exons ATGAGTTCATCAAGATCAACTTCTTTGCATAATGATAAGTATATGCAAACAGAGGGCTCTGATGACTTGTCGGTTTCGGCAAGAAAACTGGCTTCTACTTTATGGGAAACTAAACTGAAGGATTTGGAggaaatgggttggaaagaaaGAGTTTCAAAATTGGGTTCAGCAGCTCTGCAATTTCATCACCCTGTTTCTGAG AGAATGGAGCGATCCAAAGTGGGTAGTCATAGAAGAAGAAAATCTACCAAGGCTGATCTCTCGAACCAAAATGATTACTCGATAGAG CTTGATAGAAAAAATCATGAACAGACTCTAAGTAGGCATCATTTGAAGGATGTGTGTCATGGCCTTGACACATGTAAAGAGCTGCTGAAAGTTCTGAGTCATGTCTGGAATCTCAAAGATCAGAAATCTACATGTTCATCCCTTTTCTCAGCTATAAATACAGAGCTTGACCGGTTGTGTGATGAGGTGTCTAAATTGAAACACGAACACAGACATAACCACAGTGAAGTTGATGTCCTCTTGAAGaagtttgaagaagaaaagatggCCTGGAAGGTAAAAGAGCAAGACAAGATTCATACTGCCATTACATCCGTAGCCAGGGAGTTCAAGACTGAGAAGAAACTGAGGAAGCAAACTGAGAGATTAAATAAGAAGCTAGGTAGAGAACTGGCGGATTTAAAGGCATCTCTTTCAAAGGCAGTCAAAGAACTTGAAGGCGAGAAAAGGGACCGAGAGATATTGGAGCAAGTGTGTGATGAATTAGCTAGAggtcttggagaagatagagctGAGATGGAAGAATTGAAGAGACGATCTGCTAAAATCCGGGAAGAGGTGGAAATGGAACAGAAAGTACTTCAACTAGCTGATGTCATGCGGGAGGAAAGAGTTCAAATGAAGCTATCAGAAGCCAAATATcaatttaaggagaaaaatacAGTTGTGGATGAGTTAAGGAATGAACTTGAAGCATATTTGAGATCCAAAAAGGGCCAAGAACAAGGCTGTGATTCGCTGAATTATGAAACAATCAATGAGCTTGAGAAACAATTTAGAGGAACGCTTCCAAGCACACACCATTACCGAGATAAAGAGAAGGCAGATGTAGAAATACTCGATAAAGAAGAGGATGGAGAAGAAGATGATTCAACTGATAGTGATCTTCATTCAATTGAACTAAACATGGGTGACAATAGCAAGAGCCATCAATGGTCCACTGCTCTACAAAATGATCCGAATAGATTGTTGGTTTCTGATAAAAATAAAGGGAGGAGGTCCATCGCAGAGAAAGAAAACGTGAACACCATATATAGAGGAATTTCAAACTTACTTAACAATGGAGGAACACCAGAATTCTCTTCTCAAGCTTGGAAGAAGGATCATGCGGATGAGACGGAGAGATATAAAATGATCAAGAATCTTTGTGATCGTATCATTTCTGCTTCAAGAATTACAGCCTCTCAAGGCTTTTCTGGTCCAACCAACAACTGTAGCCAACAGAAATTTTCTGCCAATGATCCTAACAAAGTGATGGTGAGGGTTTTGCCATCTTGCAGGGAGAAACTTGAAGGAACACCAGAGATTATTGCACTGTCTTGCAGGGAGCTACTCGAATGA
- the LOC101254806 gene encoding photosystem I subunit O, whose product MAATMSSVVGLANSSLSGFSSAKKTSLSSDFMRSPVTARNPLRVAKASGGRVTCFQRDWLRRDLNVIGFGLIGWLAPSSVPAINGKSLTGLFFESIGTELSHFPTGPALTSQFWLWLVCWHLGLFLCLTFGQIGFKGRTEDYFSK is encoded by the exons atgGCAGCAACAATGTCCAGTGTTGTAGGCTTAGCTAACTCATCtctttctggattttcttctgCAAAGAAGACTAGCCTTTCCTCAG ACTTCATGAGATCACCAGTGACAGCAAGAAACCCTTTAAGGGTAGCAAAAGCTTCAGGAGGCAGAGTTACATG TTTCCAGAGGGACTGGCTAAGAAGAGACTTGAATGTGATTGGATTTGGTTTGATTGGATGGTTGGCTCCTTCAAGTGTTCCAGCAATCAATGGAAAGAGTCTTACTGGTCTTTTCTTTGAAAGCATTGGCACTGAACTCTCTCATTTCCCCACTGGACCTGCTCTCACTTCGCAATTCTG GCTATGGTTGGTGTGCTGGCACTTGGGGTTGTTCCTCTGCCTGACTTTTGGACAAATTGGATTCAAGGGACGGACTGAGGACTATTTCTCTAAGTAG